In Panicum virgatum strain AP13 chromosome 4N, P.virgatum_v5, whole genome shotgun sequence, a single window of DNA contains:
- the LOC120670376 gene encoding pentatricopeptide repeat-containing protein At3g18110, chloroplastic-like isoform X3, with the protein MSLMAVSSPPFPFPSSSSLTRHLRRAATATASAAPPSSDDFDYPLADPTVRWPHLRFPHLPAPRFPATVTAAPPAPARPPQGEDGDPAEPPASTSALVEPLDARAHRGRVKRLSKLALRRARDWRARVAGLADAVLALPPGAPVDDVLEGARAAPDEVALVVRTVGETSWRRALDVFEWLARSGAPAPRAVAVVIGVLGRARQDAVAEELFLRFAGEGATVQVFNAMMGVYARSGRFDDARQLLDTMHDRGIEPDLVSFNTLINARAKSGCLAAGVALDLLFEVRQAGLRPDVITYNTLISACSQSSNLEDAVTVFEEMMASECRPDLWTYNAMVSVHGRCGKTEAAERLFRELVEKGFMPDAITYNSLLYAFAKDGDVDKVERTCEDLVKAGFKKNEITYNTMIHMYGKMGRLDLAVGLYEEMRSTGCTPDAVTYTVLIDSLGKMDRISEAGKVLEEMAAAGLKPTLVTFSALICAYAKGGRRAEAEKAFDCMVASGVKPDRLAYMVMLDVFARSGETEKLLDLYRTMMKDIHRPDDGLYQVLLAALAKEDKCQEIEEVIQDMELLCQMNPGIISTILIKARCTSQGAELLKKACLQGYEPDIKSLRSIIDAYVTTEKHEEGLSLLECIREHVSGSHDLMSEFSIMLLCRKQTSIAAYEEYNRMQMLKYESFGRNCNLYEYLITCLEEAELFSEACQVFCDMQLMGIDASKNIYESMISTYCKLGFPETAHRLMDDALQSGIPLNVLCSRVLIIEAYGKIKLWQQAEILVKGLRQASGIDRRIWNALIHAYAESGLYEQARAVFDNMIKTGPVPTVDSINGMMRALIVDGRLDELYVVVQELQDMDFKISKSTILLMLDAFAKNGDLFEVMKIYNGMKAAGYLPNMHLYRSMISLLCRHNRFRDVELMITEMEEAGFKPDVAILNALLMMYTATGNFDRTIQVYQSILEAGLEPDEDTYNTLIVMYCRNLRPEEGFTLLNEMGKRGLTPKLQSYKSLLAASAKAELREQADQLFEEMRSKGYQLNRSVYHMMMKIYRNAGNHSKAENLLAVMKEDGIEPTIATMHILMTSYGTAGHPHEAENVLNSLKSSSLEVSTLPYSTVFDAYLKNGDYELGITKLLEMKRDGVKPDHQVWTCFIRAASLCEQTEDAILLLNSLQDCGFDLPIRLLTERTPSVLSEVADYLDELGALEDSAALNFVNALEDLLWAFECRATASWIFQLAVKRSVYRDNVFRVAEKDWGADFRKLSAGAALVGLTLWLDHMQF; encoded by the exons ATGTCTCTGATGGCTGTCTCCTCCCCACCATTCCCcttcccctcctcttcctccctcacGCGCCACCTCCGCCGTGCGGCCACTGCCACCGCCTCAGCGGCTCCACCTTCCTCCGACGACTTCGACTACCCCCTCGCCGACCCCACCGTCCGATGGCCCCACCTCCGCTTCCCGCACCTCCCCGCGCCGCGCTTCCCCGCCACCGTCACCGCCGCGCCTCCGGCCCCCGCCAGGCCGCCCCAGGGGGAGGACGGCGACCCCGCGGAGCCCCCCGCCTCTACCTCCGCACTCGTCGAGCCGCTGGACGCGCGCGCCCACCGCGGGAGGGTGAAGAGGCTGAGCAAGCTCGcgctgcggcgggcgcgggacTGGCGCGCGCGCGTGGCGGGGCTCGCGGACGCCGTCCTCGCGCTGCCCCCCGGGGCGCCCGTCGATGACGTGCTGGAAGGCGCGCGGGCCGCGCCCGACGAGGTAGCCCTCGTCGTGCGCACCGTCGGGGAGACCTCCTGGCGGCGCGCGTTGGATGTCTTCGAGTGGCTCGCGCGGAGCGGTGCCCCGGCTCCCCGCGCCgtcgctgtcgtcatcggcgTCCTCGGACGCGCGCGGCAGGACGCGGTCGCGGAGGAGCTCTTCCTCCGCTTCGCGGGCGAGGGCGCCACCGTTCAGGTGTTCAACGCCATGATGGGCGTTTACGCGCGCTCTGGCAGATTCGATGACGCGCGGCAGCTGCTTGACACAATGCACGACCGGGGGATCGAGCCTGACCTTGTGAGCTTCAACACTCTCATCAATGCCAGGGCCAAGTCTGGGTGTTTGGCTGCCGGTGTCGCCCTTGACCTCCTATTTGAAGTCCGGCAAGCGGGGCTGAGGCCGGATGTCATCACTTACAACACGCTCATCAGTGCTTGCTCACAGAGTTCTAATCTGGAAGATGCTGTGACAGTGTTTGAGGAGATGATGGCTTCCGAGTGCCGGCCGGATTTGTGGACGTACAATGCAATGGTGTCGGTGCATGGCCGTTGTGGGAAGACTGAGGCGGCTGAGCGGCTGTTTAGGGAGCTGGTGGAGAAGGGTTTTATGCCTGATGCAATTACTTACAATTCTCTTCTGTACGCTTTTGCAAAGGATGGGGATGTCGACAAGGTGGAGCGCACCTGTGAGGATTTGGTTAAAGCTGGGTTCAAGAAGAACGAGATAACTTATAACACCATGATTCATATGTATGGGAAGATGGGCAGGCTTGATCTAGCAGTTGGTCTGTATGAGGAGATGAGGTCTACGGGCTGTACTCCAGATGCTGTGACGTACACTGTATTGATCGATTCTTTGGGGAAGATGGATAGGATTTCCGAGGCAGGTAAGGTGCTGGAGGAGATGGCGGCTGCGGGGTTGAAGCCGACTTTAGTAACTTTCAGTGCTTTGATTTGTGCATACGCCAAAGGTGGGAGGCGGGCTGAGGCGGAAAAGGCATTTGATTGCATGGTCGCATCAGGTGTCAAACCTGATCGTTTAGCATACATGGTTATGCTGGATGTTTTTGCTAGGTCAGGTGAGACAGAAAAATTGTTGGATCTTTATCGGACAATGATGAAGGATATTCATAGACCAGATGATGGCCTGTACCAGGTCTTGCTTGCCGCACTTGCAAAAGAAGATAAGTGCCAGGAGATTGAAGAAGTTATCCAAGATATGGAACTACTTTGTCAAATGAATCCAGGAATAATATCTACAATACTCATCAAAGCAAGGTGCACTTCTCAGGGCGCTGAACTATTAAAGAAGGCATGTCTCCAAGGGTACGAACCTGATATTAAGAGCTTACGGTCTATTATTGATGCATATGTAACGACAGAGAAACATGAAGAAGGTCTCTCATTGCTTGAATGCATCCGGGAACATGTATCCGGTTCCCATGATTTGATGTCAGAATTTTCCATCATGCTTCTATGCAGAAAACAAACGAGCATTGCTGCCTATGAAGAGTACAATAGAATGCAAATGTTAAAATATGAATCTTTTGGTCGAAACTGTAACTTGTATGAATACTTGATTACATGCCTTGAGGAAGCTGAGTTGTTTTCTGAAGCTTGTCAAGTGTTCTGTGATATGCAGCTTATGGGCATAGATGCTTCTAAAAATATTTACGAGAGTATGATTTCCACCTACTGCAAACTGGGATTCCCAGAAACAGCACATCGGTTGATGGATGATGCTTTGCAATCTGGTATTCCGCTAAACGTTCTCTGTTCTAGAGTGCTTATAATTGAAGCATATGGGAAGATAAAACTCTGGCAGCAAGCAGAAATCTTGGTGAAAGGGCTGAGGCAAGCATCAGGCATTGATAGAAGGATTTGGAATGCTTTGATACATGCATATGCAGAGAGTGGACTTTATGAGCAAGCTAGGGCAGTGTTTGATAATATGATTAAAACAGGTCCTGTACCAACTGTTGATTCTATTAATGGAATGATGAGGGCATTGATAGTTGATGGCAGATTGGATGAGTTGTACGTGGTTGTGCAAGAGCTTCAAGATATGGACTTCAAGATCAGCAAAAGTACAATACTCCTTATGCTTGATGCTTTTGCAAAAAATGGTGATTTATTTGAGGTAATGAAAATCTATAATGGAATGAAAGCAGCAGGATACTTGCCAAATATGCACCTCTATAGAAGTAtgatttccttgctctgccgtCACAACAGATTCAGGGACGTTGAGTTGATGATTACAGAGATGGAGGAAGCAGGGTTCAAGCCAGATGTTGCCATACTTAATGCTCTTCTTATGATGTATACTGCCACTGGGAACTTTGATAGGACTATACAAGTATATCAAAGTATTCTGGAAGCTGGCTTAGAGCCGGATGAGGACACATACAATACTTTGATAGTAATGTATTGTAGAAACTTGAGGCCAGAAGAAGGTTTTACATTATTGAATGAAATGGGTAAACGAGGTCTGACACCAAAGTTGCAATCCTACAAAAGCTTGCTTGCTGCATCTGCAAAAGCGGAATTGAGGGAGCAAGCTGACCAGCTTTTTGAAGAAATGAGATCGAAGGGTTATCAATTAAACCGATCTGTATATCACATGATGATGAAAATTTACAGGAACGCTGGCAACCACTCCAAAGCTGAGAACTTGCTAGCAGTAATGAAAGAGGATGGCATTGAGCCAACAATTGCCACTATGCATATCCTCATGACTTCTTATGGGACTGCTGGGCACCCACATGAAGCTGAGAATGTACTGAATAGTTTGAAATCCTCCAGTTTGGAAGTCAGCACGCTACCATACAGTACTGTCTTCGATGCTTACCTGAAAAATGGTGATTATGAGCTTGGTATCACAAAACTGCTGGAAATGAAAAGAGATGGTGTAAAACCAGATCATCAAGTTTGGACATGTTTCATTAGGGCTGCTAGTTTGTGCGAGCAAACTGAAGATGCTATTCTTCTTCTAAACTCTTTACAGGATTGCGGATTTGACCTCCCCATCAG GCTCCTGACTGAGAGGACACCGTCAGTGTTAAGTGAGGTTGCTGATTATCTGGACGAGCTCGGAGCATTAGAAGATTCTGCTGCTTTGAACTTTGTAAATGCACTAGAAGATCTGTTGTGGGCATTTGAATGTCGAGCAACTGCTTCATGGATTTTCCAATTGGCAGTAAAGAGAAGCGTATACCGTGATAATGTCTTTCG TGTGGCAGAAAAGGACTGGGGGGCTGACTTCCGGAAGCTTTCTGCTGGGGCTGCACTTGTCGGTCTTACATTGTGGCTTGATCACATGCAA TTTTAA
- the LOC120670376 gene encoding pentatricopeptide repeat-containing protein At3g18110, chloroplastic-like isoform X4 yields MSLMAVSSPPFPFPSSSSLTRHLRRAATATASAAPPSSDDFDYPLADPTVRWPHLRFPHLPAPRFPATVTAAPPAPARPPQGEDGDPAEPPASTSALVEPLDARAHRGRVKRLSKLALRRARDWRARVAGLADAVLALPPGAPVDDVLEGARAAPDEVALVVRTVGETSWRRALDVFEWLARSGAPAPRAVAVVIGVLGRARQDAVAEELFLRFAGEGATVQVFNAMMGVYARSGRFDDARQLLDTMHDRGIEPDLVSFNTLINARAKSGCLAAGVALDLLFEVRQAGLRPDVITYNTLISACSQSSNLEDAVTVFEEMMASECRPDLWTYNAMVSVHGRCGKTEAAERLFRELVEKGFMPDAITYNSLLYAFAKDGDVDKVERTCEDLVKAGFKKNEITYNTMIHMYGKMGRLDLAVGLYEEMRSTGCTPDAVTYTVLIDSLGKMDRISEAGKVLEEMAAAGLKPTLVTFSALICAYAKGGRRAEAEKAFDCMVASGVKPDRLAYMVMLDVFARSGETEKLLDLYRTMMKDIHRPDDGLYQVLLAALAKEDKCQEIEEVIQDMELLCQMNPGIISTILIKARCTSQGAELLKKACLQGYEPDIKSLRSIIDAYVTTEKHEEGLSLLECIREHVSGSHDLMSEFSIMLLCRKQTSIAAYEEYNRMQMLKYESFGRNCNLYEYLITCLEEAELFSEACQVFCDMQLMGIDASKNIYESMISTYCKLGFPETAHRLMDDALQSGIPLNVLCSRVLIIEAYGKIKLWQQAEILVKGLRQASGIDRRIWNALIHAYAESGLYEQARAVFDNMIKTGPVPTVDSINGMMRALIVDGRLDELYVVVQELQDMDFKISKSTILLMLDAFAKNGDLFEVMKIYNGMKAAGYLPNMHLYRSMISLLCRHNRFRDVELMITEMEEAGFKPDVAILNALLMMYTATGNFDRTIQVYQSILEAGLEPDEDTYNTLIVMYCRNLRPEEGFTLLNEMGKRGLTPKLQSYKSLLAASAKAELREQADQLFEEMRSKGYQLNRSVYHMMMKIYRNAGNHSKAENLLAVMKEDGIEPTIATMHILMTSYGTAGHPHEAENVLNSLKSSSLEVSTLPYSTVFDAYLKNGDYELGITKLLEMKRDGVKPDHQVWTCFIRAASLCEQTEDAILLLNSLQDCGFDLPISS; encoded by the exons ATGTCTCTGATGGCTGTCTCCTCCCCACCATTCCCcttcccctcctcttcctccctcacGCGCCACCTCCGCCGTGCGGCCACTGCCACCGCCTCAGCGGCTCCACCTTCCTCCGACGACTTCGACTACCCCCTCGCCGACCCCACCGTCCGATGGCCCCACCTCCGCTTCCCGCACCTCCCCGCGCCGCGCTTCCCCGCCACCGTCACCGCCGCGCCTCCGGCCCCCGCCAGGCCGCCCCAGGGGGAGGACGGCGACCCCGCGGAGCCCCCCGCCTCTACCTCCGCACTCGTCGAGCCGCTGGACGCGCGCGCCCACCGCGGGAGGGTGAAGAGGCTGAGCAAGCTCGcgctgcggcgggcgcgggacTGGCGCGCGCGCGTGGCGGGGCTCGCGGACGCCGTCCTCGCGCTGCCCCCCGGGGCGCCCGTCGATGACGTGCTGGAAGGCGCGCGGGCCGCGCCCGACGAGGTAGCCCTCGTCGTGCGCACCGTCGGGGAGACCTCCTGGCGGCGCGCGTTGGATGTCTTCGAGTGGCTCGCGCGGAGCGGTGCCCCGGCTCCCCGCGCCgtcgctgtcgtcatcggcgTCCTCGGACGCGCGCGGCAGGACGCGGTCGCGGAGGAGCTCTTCCTCCGCTTCGCGGGCGAGGGCGCCACCGTTCAGGTGTTCAACGCCATGATGGGCGTTTACGCGCGCTCTGGCAGATTCGATGACGCGCGGCAGCTGCTTGACACAATGCACGACCGGGGGATCGAGCCTGACCTTGTGAGCTTCAACACTCTCATCAATGCCAGGGCCAAGTCTGGGTGTTTGGCTGCCGGTGTCGCCCTTGACCTCCTATTTGAAGTCCGGCAAGCGGGGCTGAGGCCGGATGTCATCACTTACAACACGCTCATCAGTGCTTGCTCACAGAGTTCTAATCTGGAAGATGCTGTGACAGTGTTTGAGGAGATGATGGCTTCCGAGTGCCGGCCGGATTTGTGGACGTACAATGCAATGGTGTCGGTGCATGGCCGTTGTGGGAAGACTGAGGCGGCTGAGCGGCTGTTTAGGGAGCTGGTGGAGAAGGGTTTTATGCCTGATGCAATTACTTACAATTCTCTTCTGTACGCTTTTGCAAAGGATGGGGATGTCGACAAGGTGGAGCGCACCTGTGAGGATTTGGTTAAAGCTGGGTTCAAGAAGAACGAGATAACTTATAACACCATGATTCATATGTATGGGAAGATGGGCAGGCTTGATCTAGCAGTTGGTCTGTATGAGGAGATGAGGTCTACGGGCTGTACTCCAGATGCTGTGACGTACACTGTATTGATCGATTCTTTGGGGAAGATGGATAGGATTTCCGAGGCAGGTAAGGTGCTGGAGGAGATGGCGGCTGCGGGGTTGAAGCCGACTTTAGTAACTTTCAGTGCTTTGATTTGTGCATACGCCAAAGGTGGGAGGCGGGCTGAGGCGGAAAAGGCATTTGATTGCATGGTCGCATCAGGTGTCAAACCTGATCGTTTAGCATACATGGTTATGCTGGATGTTTTTGCTAGGTCAGGTGAGACAGAAAAATTGTTGGATCTTTATCGGACAATGATGAAGGATATTCATAGACCAGATGATGGCCTGTACCAGGTCTTGCTTGCCGCACTTGCAAAAGAAGATAAGTGCCAGGAGATTGAAGAAGTTATCCAAGATATGGAACTACTTTGTCAAATGAATCCAGGAATAATATCTACAATACTCATCAAAGCAAGGTGCACTTCTCAGGGCGCTGAACTATTAAAGAAGGCATGTCTCCAAGGGTACGAACCTGATATTAAGAGCTTACGGTCTATTATTGATGCATATGTAACGACAGAGAAACATGAAGAAGGTCTCTCATTGCTTGAATGCATCCGGGAACATGTATCCGGTTCCCATGATTTGATGTCAGAATTTTCCATCATGCTTCTATGCAGAAAACAAACGAGCATTGCTGCCTATGAAGAGTACAATAGAATGCAAATGTTAAAATATGAATCTTTTGGTCGAAACTGTAACTTGTATGAATACTTGATTACATGCCTTGAGGAAGCTGAGTTGTTTTCTGAAGCTTGTCAAGTGTTCTGTGATATGCAGCTTATGGGCATAGATGCTTCTAAAAATATTTACGAGAGTATGATTTCCACCTACTGCAAACTGGGATTCCCAGAAACAGCACATCGGTTGATGGATGATGCTTTGCAATCTGGTATTCCGCTAAACGTTCTCTGTTCTAGAGTGCTTATAATTGAAGCATATGGGAAGATAAAACTCTGGCAGCAAGCAGAAATCTTGGTGAAAGGGCTGAGGCAAGCATCAGGCATTGATAGAAGGATTTGGAATGCTTTGATACATGCATATGCAGAGAGTGGACTTTATGAGCAAGCTAGGGCAGTGTTTGATAATATGATTAAAACAGGTCCTGTACCAACTGTTGATTCTATTAATGGAATGATGAGGGCATTGATAGTTGATGGCAGATTGGATGAGTTGTACGTGGTTGTGCAAGAGCTTCAAGATATGGACTTCAAGATCAGCAAAAGTACAATACTCCTTATGCTTGATGCTTTTGCAAAAAATGGTGATTTATTTGAGGTAATGAAAATCTATAATGGAATGAAAGCAGCAGGATACTTGCCAAATATGCACCTCTATAGAAGTAtgatttccttgctctgccgtCACAACAGATTCAGGGACGTTGAGTTGATGATTACAGAGATGGAGGAAGCAGGGTTCAAGCCAGATGTTGCCATACTTAATGCTCTTCTTATGATGTATACTGCCACTGGGAACTTTGATAGGACTATACAAGTATATCAAAGTATTCTGGAAGCTGGCTTAGAGCCGGATGAGGACACATACAATACTTTGATAGTAATGTATTGTAGAAACTTGAGGCCAGAAGAAGGTTTTACATTATTGAATGAAATGGGTAAACGAGGTCTGACACCAAAGTTGCAATCCTACAAAAGCTTGCTTGCTGCATCTGCAAAAGCGGAATTGAGGGAGCAAGCTGACCAGCTTTTTGAAGAAATGAGATCGAAGGGTTATCAATTAAACCGATCTGTATATCACATGATGATGAAAATTTACAGGAACGCTGGCAACCACTCCAAAGCTGAGAACTTGCTAGCAGTAATGAAAGAGGATGGCATTGAGCCAACAATTGCCACTATGCATATCCTCATGACTTCTTATGGGACTGCTGGGCACCCACATGAAGCTGAGAATGTACTGAATAGTTTGAAATCCTCCAGTTTGGAAGTCAGCACGCTACCATACAGTACTGTCTTCGATGCTTACCTGAAAAATGGTGATTATGAGCTTGGTATCACAAAACTGCTGGAAATGAAAAGAGATGGTGTAAAACCAGATCATCAAGTTTGGACATGTTTCATTAGGGCTGCTAGTTTGTGCGAGCAAACTGAAGATGCTATTCTTCTTCTAAACTCTTTACAGGATTGCGGATTTGACCTCCCCATCAG TTCTTGA